The following coding sequences lie in one Miscanthus floridulus cultivar M001 chromosome 9, ASM1932011v1, whole genome shotgun sequence genomic window:
- the LOC136484199 gene encoding putative disease resistance protein RGA4: MAELAASLVVGPLVSLLKKVSSSLLDQYNVMEGMAKQHEILKRKLPAILDIMADAEKQASRRGGVKAWLEALKTVVYKANDVFDEFEYEALRRRAKKNGHITKLGMAGVKLFPTHNRVAFRSRMGNKLSSIVEAIKVLHHEMKDFGFDKLQPEAPAWKEWRQTDSIIVDPENIVSRSRDKEREKIIEVLLSHQASSGDLLVLPIVGMGGLGKTTLAQLIYNDPRVQEQFQLLKWVCVSEDFNVCNLANEICNESETTLEKALNKLQEHLRGKRYLLVLDDVWNKDVDKWGKLKACLNQGGVGSAILTTTRDKEIAEFMGTVANNSSWKNKYHDVAILDIEFIHEIIETRAFGLQKTKPEELVKLVGPIAERCVGSPLAAKALGSVLCNKTTKEEWEDILHRSRICDDETGILPILKLSYNDLPTDMKQCFAFCAMYPKDYQIDVEELIQLWMANGYISDQNKVPAETMGKRIVNEMVSRSFFQYEEQRRIGYSSTTFVKIHDLMHEVALSASEKECVCITVEFVRSGEMVPSAARHIQFQTSMDKKRLNFLFGTTKEKFPPIQTMMFDIFYHHEDLLHHLSKFSSLRVLSMPRPKAHLSIKPKHQCHLRYLDLSDNAGIEALPDDISILYSLQTLKLSNCSSLKRLPEQMKHMSSLRHLYTDGCTKLECMPPKLGRITSLRTITWFVVGSGLNCSSLGELKDLNIGGSLMLKQLENVTVRRNAKAANLENKKDLRQLSLEWTSGKEDEQQCHEVLQSLEAHDGLLALEIYSYQGTSFPSWMGMLKNMVELRLSNCSKADQLPELEQLAELQVLHLEGLGKLQFLCSSCTSSTFGKLKDLKLVNLQVFDRFWEATHGGTVAFPQLEILHIEGCKNLAALPEASVLREPYGGGDYTVARSAFPELKKLNLEDLNSFERWESAFEIEEEHALFPLLEILVIKKFQKLTTLPRAPKVKELVLHEANRQISLGGIRYMTSLSSLYLKGVKLDDKEEWDHPSSVVDMKLFSCSLFFQPRALALWVCYGQLQDLTIFSCDELVYWPEKVFQSLISLRRLRISKCDNLIGYAAANAPEQATSGRSRLLPHLESLQIFRCGSLVEVFNSPALKRISVEACCKLESLYGRQQLNQEASSTHDVAASTPVEEKLSPSADPDKLLPSSLESLTIESCDGLLEVVNLPSSLREIHIYCCSKLRFISGQLDALKELRIYYCPELLSLESLCIIDLSALEDLDLQGCKSLASLPSGPEPQEFGDAQV; encoded by the exons ATGGCTGAACTAGCGGCCAGCCTGGTGGTTGGGCCGCTGGTGTCCTTGCTAAAGAAGGTGTCCAGCTCTCTACTGGACCAGTACAACGTGATGGAGGGCATGGCGAAGCAGCACGAGATCCTCAAGCGCAAGCTGCCTGCCATCCTCGACATCATGGCCGATGCCGAGAAGCAGGCGTCTCGCCGAGGAGGAGTAAAGGCATGGCTTGAGGCGCTCAAGACGGTGGTGTACAAAGCGAACGACGTCTTTGACGAGTTCGAGTACGAGGCACTCCGCCGTCGAGCCAAGAAGAATGGGCACATCACCAAGCTCGGCATGGCTGGAGTAAAACTCTTCCCTACTCACAACCGTGTCGCATTCCGTAGCAGGATGGGAAACAAGCTTAGCAGCATTGTTGAGGCCATCAAGGTCcttcaccat GAAATGAAAGATTTTGGATTCGACAAGCTTCAGCCCGAGGCACCAGCATGGAAGGAGTGGCGTCAGACAGATTCCATTATCGTCGACCCCGAAAATATTGTTAGCAGATCTAGAGATAAGGAGAGGGAGAAAATTATTGAGGTATTGCTCAGCCATCAAGCTAGCAGTGGTGATCTCTTAGTTCTTCCCATCGTTGGAATGGGAGGATTGGGCAAGACCACCCTCGCTCAACTCATCTACAATGACCCTCGAGTCCAAGAGCAGTTCCAGCTACTAAAGTGGGTATGTGTCTCAGAGGATTTCAATGTCTGTAATCTTGCCAACGAGATATGTAATGAGTCAGAGACAACCCTTGAAAAGGCACTCAACAAGCTTCAGGAACATCTTAGGGGAAAGAG GTATCTTCTGGTATTGGATGACGTATGGAATAAGGATGTTGACAAATGGGGAAAGTTGAAGGCATGTCTTAACCAAGGCGGTGTCGGTAGTGCCATATTGACGACGACTCGTGATAAAGAAATAGCTGAATTCATGGGTACAGTAGCTAACAACTCATCATGGAAAAATAAATACCATGATGTGGCAATTTTGGACATAGAATTCATACATGAAATTATTGAAACAAGAGCTTTCGGTTTGCAGAAGACTAAGCCAGAGGAGCTAGTTAAGTTGGTTGGCCCGATTGCAGAGAGATGTGTTGGATCTCCATTGGCAGCCAAAGCATTGGGGTCTGTATTGTGTAACAAGACCACTAAGGAAGAATGGGAGGACATATTACATCGAAGCAGGATATGCGATGATGAGACCGGGATTTTACCTATACTCAAGCTCAGCTATAATGACTTGCCAACTGACATGAAGCAATGCTTTGCCTTTTGTGCTATGTATCCAAAGGATTATCAAATTGATGTTGAAGAGCTTATCCAACTATGGATGGCCAATGGTTATATCTCAGATCAAAACAAGGTACCTGCTGAGACCATGGGTAAACGGATTGTCAATGAGATGGTTTCAAGGTCATTCTTCCAGTATGAGGAGCAAAGAAGGATTGGGTatagttctacaacttttgtgaAGATCCATGACCTCATGCATGAAGTTGCACTTTCTGCTTCAGAGAAGGAGTGTGTTTGTATAACTGTTGAATTCGTTCGAAGTGGTGAGATGGTTCCTAGTGCTGCTCGGCATATACAATTTCAAACAAGCATGGACAAAAAGAGATTAAATTTTTTATTTGGTACTACGAAGGAAAAGTTTCCACCTATACAAACAATgatgtttgatatattttatcaCCATGAAGATCTGCTGCATCATTTATCAAAATTTAGTTCTCTCAGAGTACTTTCTATGCCAAGACCAAAGGCTCATTTGTCAATAAAACCAAAGCACCAATGCCACCTTAGGTACCTTGATCTCTCAGATAATGCTGGCATCGAAGCACTTCCAGATGATATAAGCATCCTATATAGTCTCCAGACACTAAAACTTTCTAACTGCAGCAGTCTCAAAAGACTTCCTGAGCAAATGAAGCACATGAGTAGCCTTCGTCATCTATACACAGATGGGTGCACGAAGCTGGAGTGCATGCCTCCTAAGCTTGGACGAATCACCTCGCTTCGAACAATTACATGGTTTGTAGTGGGAAGTGGCTTGAATTGTAGCAGTCTTGGAGAGCTAAAGGATTTAAATATTGGTGGTTCATTAATGCTAAAGCAGCTCGAAAATGTGACAGTGAGAAGAAATGCAAAAGCAGCCAACCTTGAGAATAAGAAGGATCTGAGACAACTGTCACTAGAGTGGACAAGTGGTAAGGAGGATGAACAACAATGTCATGAGGTGCTACAGAGTCTTGAAGCTCACGATGGACTGCTGGCTCTCGAAATATATTCCTACCAAGGCACCAGTTTCCCATCATGGATGGGTATGTTGAAAAACATGGTTGAGCTTCGGTTATCTAATTGTAGTAAAGCGGATCAGCTTCCTGAATTGGAACAGCTAGCAGAACTACAAGTCCTTCATTTGGAAGGATTGGGAAAATTGCAATTCCTGTGTAGCAGCTGTACATCCTCCACATTTGGAAAGCTTAAGGATCTTAAGCTAGTTAATCTTCAGGTTTTTGATAGATTTTGGGAGGCAACACATGGAGGCACCGTAGCATTTCCTCAGCTTGAGATATTGCACATTGAAGGCTGTAAAAATTTGGCAGCATTACCAGAAGCATCGGTGCTCAGAGAACCGTATGGTGGTGGAGATTACACAGTGGCCCGCTCAGCATTTCCAGAACTGAAGAAGCTCAATTTGGAAGATTTAAATAGCTTTGAGAGATGGGAGTCTGCCTTTGAaattgaagaagaacatgcactgTTCCCTTTGCTTGAGATTCTTGTTATCAAGAAATTCCAAAAGTTAACAACTCTGCCTAGGGCACCAAAGGTCAAAGAACTGGTTTTGCATGAAGCAAATCGACAGATTTCTCTAGGAGGAATCAGATATATGACGTCATTGTCCAGTTTGTATTTGAAGGGCGTCAAGCTGGATGATAAGGAGGAATGGGACCATCCGTCGTCTGTGGTAGATATGAAACTATTCAGCTGCAGTTTGTTCTTCCAACCACGTGCACTAGCACTGTGGGTTTGCTATGGGCAGCTGCAAGATCTGACAATTTTTAGCTGCGATGAGCTTGTGTACTGGCCGGAGAAAGTATTCCAAAGCTTGATTTCCTTGCGGAGGCTACGGATTAGCAAGTGCGATAATCTAATTGGATACGCAGCGGCAAATGCTCCTGAGCAGGCAACATCAGGAAGGAGCCGACTTTTGCCCCATCTTGAGTCTCTGCAAATATTTCGGTGTGGAAGTCTCGTAGAGGTCTTCAACTCCCCTGCTCTCAAGAGGATAAGTGTTGAAGCATGTTGTAAGCTTGAGTCCCTATACGGCAGGCAACAGTTGAATCAAGAGGCTAGTAGTACCCATGACGTGGCAGCATCCACACCTGTTGAGGAGAAGCTGTCACCATCGGCGGACCCGGATAAGCTCCTTCCATCATCTCTAGAATCTCTAACAATAGAGAGCTGTGACGGGTTGTTAGAGGTTGTCAATCTTCCCTCGTCCCTCAGggaaatacatatttattgttgCTCCAAACTACGGTTCATATCAGGCCAGCTGGATGCACTCAAAGAGCTGCGAATTTACTACTGCCCAGAGTTGCTATCACTAGAATCATTATGCATCATAGATCTCTCAGCACTGGAAGACCTCGATCTGCAGGGTTGCAAAAGCCTGGCATCCTTGCCCAGTGGGCCAGAACCACAAGAATTTGGGGATGCCCAGGTATAA